A single region of the Natranaerobius trueperi genome encodes:
- the serS gene encoding serine--tRNA ligase, which yields MLDVKYVRNYPDQVREACRVKGEEDQVDEVLKLDERRREILQEVEVLKNKRNTVSKEIGELKKSGEDAQNKVAEMKEVSAKIKEMDEELKTVEKNMNYYLLCLPNIPHSDVPIGADDEENEIVKQKGEARKESYMKPHWEVAENLGIIDFQRAGKITGTRFVNYIGAGARLERALINFMIDIHVEEHGYQEMLPPFIVNRDSMTGTGQLPKFENDMYKLEDLEYFLIPTAEVPLTNLYRDEIMSKEEVPKYLVAFTPCFRKEAGAHGRDTRGLIRQHQFNKVELIKFVAPDNSYNELDALVSNAEKVLKMLELPYQVSLMCSGDLGFAAAKKYDIEVWLPSYDTYREISSCSNFEDFQARRANIRYRDESGQTKYVHTLNGSGLAIGRTVAAILENYQNQDGTVTIPEALRPYFGKQIIS from the coding sequence ATGTTAGATGTGAAGTATGTAAGGAATTACCCAGACCAAGTTAGGGAAGCATGTCGAGTAAAGGGTGAAGAAGATCAAGTAGATGAAGTGTTAAAGTTAGATGAAAGAAGAAGAGAAATTTTACAAGAAGTTGAGGTTCTTAAAAATAAACGTAATACTGTATCTAAAGAAATAGGAGAACTAAAAAAATCTGGGGAAGATGCTCAAAACAAAGTTGCTGAGATGAAAGAAGTTTCAGCTAAAATTAAAGAAATGGATGAAGAATTAAAAACAGTTGAAAAGAATATGAATTATTATTTACTTTGTCTACCTAATATTCCACATTCAGATGTCCCTATTGGAGCAGATGACGAAGAAAATGAAATTGTTAAACAAAAAGGTGAAGCAAGGAAAGAAAGTTATATGAAGCCTCACTGGGAAGTTGCTGAGAATTTAGGTATTATAGACTTTCAAAGGGCAGGAAAAATAACAGGAACAAGATTTGTTAATTACATAGGAGCTGGTGCTAGACTTGAAAGAGCTCTAATTAATTTCATGATAGATATTCATGTAGAAGAACATGGGTATCAAGAAATGCTGCCTCCTTTTATAGTTAATCGAGATTCTATGACAGGAACAGGGCAACTTCCGAAGTTTGAAAATGATATGTATAAGTTAGAGGATTTAGAGTATTTCTTAATACCAACTGCTGAAGTTCCATTGACAAATTTATATCGTGATGAGATTATGTCTAAAGAAGAAGTACCTAAATATCTAGTAGCTTTCACACCATGCTTTAGAAAAGAAGCAGGAGCACATGGTAGAGACACTCGTGGTTTAATAAGACAACATCAATTTAATAAAGTTGAACTTATTAAATTTGTAGCTCCAGACAATTCTTATAATGAGTTAGATGCTTTAGTTTCGAATGCAGAAAAGGTTTTAAAGATGCTAGAACTTCCATACCAGGTTTCTTTAATGTGTTCAGGAGATCTAGGTTTTGCAGCAGCAAAAAAATATGATATAGAAGTGTGGCTTCCGAGTTATGATACATATAGAGAAATTTCCTCGTGTAGTAACTTTGAAGACTTCCAAGCAAGAAGAGCTAATATTAGATACCGAGATGAATCAGGGCAGACTAAATACGTTCATACACTAAATGGTAGTGGGTTAGCTATAGGTAGAACAGTAGCAGCTATATTAGAAAATTATCAAAATCAAGATGGTACAGTAACGATACCAGAAGCGCTTAGACCATATTTTGGCAAACAAATCATTTCGTGA
- a CDS encoding GTP-binding protein → MKNYQPNQIRNVGVCSHGGAERTSLTEALLYSSGEISRLGKVEEGTTTTDYDKEEIEPNITIHTSVAPCTWKDKKINIVDTPGYYDFIGDVKSSLRIVDGALLVVCAASGVQVGTEQVEVCK, encoded by the coding sequence ATGAAAAATTACCAACCTAACCAAATTCGAAATGTGGGAGTATGCTCTCATGGTGGGGCTGAAAGGACCTCTTTAACAGAAGCATTATTGTACTCTTCAGGAGAAATAAGCAGATTAGGCAAGGTAGAAGAGGGAACTACAACTACTGATTATGATAAAGAAGAAATAGAACCTAATATAACAATTCATACGTCGGTTGCTCCATGTACCTGGAAGGATAAAAAAATAAATATTGTGGATACCCCTGGGTATTATGATTTCATAGGAGATGTAAAGAGTTCACTTAGAATTGTAGATGGTGCACTGTTGGTTGTTTGTGCTGCTTCTGGGGTACAAGTAGGCACTGAACAGGTGGAAGTATGCAAATGA
- a CDS encoding D-alanine--D-alanine ligase family protein has product MHKIKIGVIFGGKSGEHEVSLKSAKSVIYALDKNKFEIIPIGIKKDGTWISGEKPLEELEKGKSFEENFSVTMMPDPTKKGLWKLDPFEKFADIDVVFPVLHGTYGEDGTLQGFLELCDIPYVGSGVLGSSLAMDKVMMKQVLKNYGLKVANYQSFFRFEWESNHIKLIQQIESSIKYPMFVKPANLGSSVGISKANKRSELIEAINLATRYDMKCLVEEYIPGKEIEISILGNQYPKASITGEIIPANEFYDYESKYLNDRSELLIPASISENLASSLQKAGIAAYQALECRGLCRVDFFVLEETQEVYINELNTMPGFTEISMYPKLWKNSGIPYSKLLSELVELAINHQKEKDKNLTEFQ; this is encoded by the coding sequence TTGCATAAAATAAAAATAGGTGTAATTTTTGGTGGAAAGTCAGGGGAACATGAGGTGAGCCTTAAATCTGCTAAATCAGTTATATACGCTTTAGACAAGAATAAGTTTGAGATTATTCCTATTGGGATAAAGAAAGACGGAACATGGATATCAGGTGAGAAACCTTTAGAGGAACTTGAAAAAGGGAAAAGTTTTGAAGAAAATTTTTCTGTGACAATGATGCCTGATCCAACAAAAAAAGGATTATGGAAGCTTGACCCTTTTGAAAAATTTGCAGATATAGATGTAGTTTTTCCAGTATTACATGGAACATATGGTGAAGATGGTACTCTTCAAGGTTTTTTAGAGTTGTGTGATATTCCATACGTTGGTTCTGGAGTATTAGGTTCTTCACTAGCTATGGATAAAGTGATGATGAAACAGGTTTTAAAAAATTATGGTTTAAAAGTAGCCAATTATCAATCTTTTTTTAGATTTGAATGGGAATCAAATCACATTAAGTTAATTCAACAAATTGAAAGTAGTATTAAATATCCTATGTTCGTTAAACCTGCTAATTTGGGATCGAGTGTAGGAATCTCAAAAGCAAATAAAAGGAGTGAACTGATTGAAGCTATCAATTTAGCAACTCGTTATGATATGAAATGTTTAGTTGAAGAGTATATACCTGGTAAAGAAATTGAGATTAGTATTTTAGGTAATCAATATCCCAAAGCCTCTATTACCGGGGAAATAATTCCTGCAAATGAATTCTATGATTATGAATCAAAGTATCTAAATGATCGTAGTGAGTTGTTAATACCTGCTTCAATATCAGAAAACTTAGCGTCTAGCTTACAAAAAGCAGGAATTGCTGCTTATCAAGCTCTCGAATGCCGTGGATTATGTAGAGTTGACTTTTTTGTATTAGAAGAGACGCAAGAAGTATATATCAACGAGTTAAACACTATGCCAGGTTTTACGGAGATAAGTATGTATCCAAAACTTTGGAAAAATTCAGGGATACCGTATTCTAAATTATTAAGTGAATTAGTAGAATTGGCAATTAATCATCAAAAAGAGAAGGATAAAAATTTAACGGAATTTCAGTAA
- the pdxS gene encoding pyridoxal 5'-phosphate synthase lyase subunit PdxS: MKKGSETAKKGMDQMQKGGVIMDVTTPEQAKIAQEAGAVAVMALEKVPADIRAGGGVARMADPEVIKNIIDVVTIPVMAKARIGHFVEARILESLGVDYIDESEVLTPADDFYHIDKNKFTVPFVCGARNLGEALRRIGEGAKMMRTKGEAGTGNVVEAVKHMRTVMDDIRKVKNMPDDELMTEAKNLGAPYELLKEVKQLGRLPVVNFAAGGVATPADAALMMQLGSDGVFVGSGIFKSGDPEKRAKAIVEATLNYDNYDTLAKVSAGLGEAMVGINVSNLEGNDRLQERGW, translated from the coding sequence ATGAAAAAAGGAAGTGAAACAGCAAAAAAAGGAATGGATCAAATGCAAAAGGGTGGGGTGATCATGGATGTTACAACACCTGAACAAGCTAAAATTGCGCAAGAAGCTGGGGCAGTAGCTGTTATGGCACTAGAAAAAGTACCAGCCGACATAAGAGCTGGTGGCGGTGTTGCTAGAATGGCAGATCCAGAAGTAATCAAGAATATAATTGATGTTGTAACGATTCCGGTTATGGCAAAAGCACGGATAGGTCATTTTGTTGAAGCTAGAATTTTAGAAAGTTTAGGCGTAGACTATATAGATGAAAGTGAAGTATTAACTCCTGCTGATGACTTTTATCATATTGACAAAAACAAATTTACTGTACCTTTTGTATGCGGAGCAAGAAATCTAGGGGAAGCCTTAAGAAGAATTGGAGAAGGTGCAAAAATGATGCGAACCAAAGGAGAAGCAGGAACAGGAAATGTAGTTGAAGCTGTTAAACATATGAGAACAGTAATGGATGATATAAGAAAGGTGAAAAATATGCCAGATGATGAGCTTATGACTGAAGCTAAAAATTTAGGAGCTCCATATGAGCTATTAAAAGAAGTGAAACAACTAGGAAGGTTACCTGTAGTTAATTTTGCAGCAGGTGGTGTAGCAACGCCCGCAGATGCAGCATTAATGATGCAACTAGGATCTGATGGTGTATTTGTAGGATCAGGTATTTTTAAATCTGGCGATCCTGAAAAAAGAGCGAAAGCAATTGTTGAAGCTACCTTGAATTATGATAACTATGATACTTTAGCGAAAGTATCTGCTGGTTTAGGGGAAGCAATGGTTGGAATTAATGTGTCTAATTTAGAGGGAAATGATAGACTTCAAGAACGTGGTTGGTAA
- a CDS encoding nucleoside deaminase, with amino-acid sequence MTKNKELFWMKEALKQAKEAFVIGEVPIGAVIVKDNELIASGHNKREREQNAIDHAEIIAIKKACNTLNSWRLNNCELYVTVEPCPMCAGAIIQSRISRVIFGTPDPKAWGDLEIEQVLKNPNLNHRVELVSGIYKEESRELLRSFFKRLRNK; translated from the coding sequence ATGACTAAAAACAAAGAACTTTTTTGGATGAAAGAGGCGTTGAAACAAGCTAAAGAAGCGTTTGTTATTGGAGAAGTTCCTATTGGTGCAGTTATCGTAAAAGATAATGAGTTAATTGCATCAGGTCACAATAAAAGGGAAAGAGAACAAAATGCTATAGATCACGCTGAAATAATTGCTATAAAAAAAGCGTGTAACACACTGAATAGCTGGAGATTGAATAATTGTGAATTATATGTCACAGTAGAACCCTGTCCAATGTGTGCAGGCGCAATTATTCAATCAAGAATCAGTAGAGTTATCTTTGGTACTCCAGATCCTAAAGCGTGGGGTGACCTTGAAATAGAACAAGTCTTAAAAAATCCAAACCTCAATCATAGAGTTGAGTTAGTATCAGGAATATATAAAGAAGAATCAAGAGAATTATTACGCAGTTTTTTTAAGAGATTGAGAAACAAATAA